One window of Erwinia aphidicola genomic DNA carries:
- a CDS encoding arsenic transporter has translation MLLASAIFLLTLTLVIWQPRGLGIGWSAMLGAGLALVTGVVHLADIAVVWHIVWNATATFIAVIIISLLLDESGFFEWAALHVARWGKGRGRQLFSWIILLGAMVAALFANDGAALILTPIVIAMLLALGFSPAATLAFVMAAGFIADTASLPLIVSNLVNIVSADFFKLGFTQYAAVMVPVNLAAIVATLLMLHLFFRKEIPAVYDISLLKAPKEAIRDSSTFKAGWLVLVLLLAGFFALEPLGVPVSLVAAAGALILFAVAKKGHAINTAKVLRGAPWQIVIFSLGMYLVVYGLRNAGLTLYLSSLLNQLAEHGVWAATLGTGFLTAFLSSVMNNMPTVLVGALSIESNQATGVIKQAMIYANVIGSDLGPKITPIGSLATLLWLHVLAQKNITVSWGYYFRAGIVMTIPVLFVTLCALALRLSIV, from the coding sequence ATGTTACTGGCAAGTGCAATATTTTTACTGACGCTAACCCTGGTTATCTGGCAACCCAGAGGGCTGGGTATTGGCTGGAGCGCCATGCTGGGTGCAGGCCTGGCGCTGGTCACAGGGGTTGTTCATCTCGCTGATATTGCGGTGGTCTGGCACATCGTCTGGAATGCGACGGCCACCTTTATTGCGGTGATCATCATCAGCCTGCTGCTGGATGAGTCGGGTTTCTTTGAATGGGCCGCCCTGCACGTTGCCCGCTGGGGCAAAGGCCGTGGCCGCCAGTTGTTTAGCTGGATTATTCTGCTGGGTGCGATGGTGGCCGCGCTGTTCGCCAATGATGGTGCTGCACTGATCCTGACGCCCATCGTGATTGCCATGCTGCTGGCGCTGGGTTTCAGCCCGGCAGCAACCCTGGCTTTTGTGATGGCCGCCGGTTTTATTGCCGATACCGCCAGCCTGCCGTTGATCGTCTCGAACCTGGTTAACATTGTCTCGGCAGACTTCTTCAAGCTTGGATTTACCCAGTACGCCGCCGTGATGGTGCCGGTTAACCTGGCTGCTATCGTGGCTACGCTGCTCATGCTGCACCTGTTTTTCCGTAAAGAGATCCCAGCGGTTTACGATATTTCGCTGCTAAAGGCGCCAAAAGAGGCCATTCGCGATAGCAGCACGTTTAAAGCAGGCTGGCTGGTTCTGGTTCTGCTGCTGGCCGGCTTCTTCGCACTGGAGCCACTTGGCGTTCCGGTCAGTCTGGTGGCCGCTGCTGGCGCACTGATCCTGTTTGCCGTGGCAAAAAAAGGCCATGCGATCAATACCGCTAAGGTACTGCGCGGCGCGCCCTGGCAGATCGTTATCTTCTCACTGGGCATGTACCTGGTGGTTTATGGCCTGCGCAACGCCGGGCTGACCCTGTATCTCTCCTCCCTGCTGAATCAGCTGGCTGAACATGGAGTGTGGGCCGCAACCCTCGGAACCGGCTTCCTGACGGCGTTCCTCTCCTCCGTGATGAACAATATGCCGACCGTGCTGGTTGGCGCGCTGTCGATAGAAAGCAACCAGGCCACGGGAGTGATTAAACAAGCGATGATTTATGCCAATGTAATCGGCAGTGATTTAGGGCCAAAAATCACCCCGATTGGCAGCCTTGCCACGCTGCTGTGGCTACATGTTTTAGCGCAGAAAAACATCACAGTCAGCTGGGGATACTACTTCCGTGCCGGCATCGTGATGACGATTCCGGTGCTGTTTGTCACGCTGTGCGCTCTGGCGCTGCGGCTGTCCATCGTTTAA
- a CDS encoding metallophosphoesterase: MFHLIFSIPSWYVIARFIIPLSMPLALKITLSLLALLASQYLLIGRFTSGSIFSAEMPRLVIILFNWVYSAVLFLALAQILIDVVALVAMLLRHPLEIAPGVRYLAALLAFGLASWGVQQAIRVPPLKDVTIQVADLPQEFEGYQMLQLTDMHITPLFNASWSAALVRRALELNVDLIVVTGDVIDGTLKNRIKDVEPLRNLHAPDGVLAITGNHEYFFEQQAWTGHLASLGLKPLLNSHSVISRGNASLVIAGLPDTSAPGRGANGPNLAKALADAPDNAPVVLLDHQPKNARENAKHGVDIQLSGHTHGGLIVGLDRLFAKPNGGFVSGLYDVDGMQLYVNNGTALWPGMAVRVGRPSELTRITLTRKK, encoded by the coding sequence ATGTTTCACCTTATTTTCAGCATACCGAGTTGGTATGTTATTGCCCGTTTTATCATTCCACTCTCCATGCCACTGGCGTTAAAAATCACTCTTTCTCTGCTGGCGCTGCTTGCCTCACAGTATCTGCTGATAGGCCGCTTCACTTCTGGCAGCATCTTTTCTGCGGAGATGCCAAGATTAGTCATAATCCTGTTCAACTGGGTTTACAGCGCGGTGCTGTTCCTCGCCCTCGCCCAGATCCTGATTGATGTGGTTGCGCTGGTCGCGATGCTGTTGCGCCACCCGTTGGAGATTGCTCCCGGCGTGCGCTACCTGGCTGCCCTGCTGGCATTCGGCCTGGCCAGCTGGGGCGTGCAGCAGGCAATACGCGTTCCCCCTCTCAAGGATGTGACGATTCAGGTTGCTGATTTACCGCAGGAGTTTGAGGGTTACCAAATGCTCCAGCTAACCGATATGCACATCACCCCGCTTTTTAACGCCAGCTGGAGTGCCGCGTTAGTCAGGCGTGCGCTGGAGCTGAATGTTGACCTGATTGTGGTTACCGGGGATGTGATTGACGGCACGTTGAAAAATCGCATTAAGGACGTGGAGCCGCTGCGCAATCTGCATGCGCCCGATGGCGTGTTGGCGATTACCGGCAATCACGAATATTTCTTCGAGCAGCAGGCCTGGACCGGGCATCTGGCGTCTTTAGGATTGAAGCCCCTGCTAAACAGTCATTCTGTCATTTCTCGCGGCAACGCCAGCCTGGTGATTGCCGGGTTGCCCGATACTTCTGCACCGGGCCGGGGCGCTAACGGCCCCAATCTGGCAAAAGCACTGGCTGATGCCCCTGACAACGCGCCGGTGGTGTTGCTCGACCACCAGCCAAAAAACGCCCGTGAAAATGCGAAACACGGGGTCGATATTCAGCTGTCAGGCCATACTCACGGTGGTTTAATCGTCGGCTTAGACCGCCTGTTTGCCAAACCCAACGGCGGCTTTGTCTCCGGGCTTTACGATGTTGATGGCATGCAGCTGTATGTAAATAACGGCACGGCGCTGTGGCCGGGAATGGCGGTACGCGTGGGCCGCCCGTCGGAGCTGACGCGCATCACGCTGACGCGGAAAAAATAA
- a CDS encoding glycoside hydrolase family 32 protein — protein sequence MTSLLKQAEETLEEAQAGINRRWYPRYHLAARAGWMNDPNGLVWFDGWYHAFYQHHPYSTKWGPMHWGHARSKDLVHWEHLPVALAPEGPADKDGCFSGSAVVDGDTLALIYTGHKFHGSPESDDNLYQVQCLATSRDGIHFERQGMVIDTPPGLHHFRDPKVWREGEYWYMVVGSRVAETGQVRLYRSTDLHKWHDEGILAESEDGIGYMWECPDFFTLNGQRVLMFSPQGMVAQGYQNRNLFQSGYLLGEWQPGQAFSHDGQFIEMDNGHDFYAPQTFLSPDGRRIVIGWLDMWESPMPEQQDGWAGMLSLPRELSLGDNNRIMMKPIEEVTALRGSYFPVPAHYLSNQRMFVAGDAEAVELLLEWERSRSQAEQYGMMLGVGLRIYVDNQAQRLVLERSYPDFSLVGTRSIPVPEDDILSLRIFIDRSSVELFVNEGEACLSSRIYPQPGEREIVLFANNGTAALKEAGYWPLDK from the coding sequence ATGACATCTTTATTAAAACAGGCTGAAGAGACGCTTGAAGAAGCACAAGCCGGAATTAACCGCCGCTGGTATCCACGCTATCACCTTGCCGCACGAGCCGGCTGGATGAACGATCCTAACGGGCTGGTCTGGTTCGACGGCTGGTATCATGCCTTTTATCAACATCACCCCTATTCAACGAAATGGGGCCCCATGCACTGGGGGCATGCCCGCAGTAAAGATTTGGTTCACTGGGAACATCTGCCTGTGGCACTGGCACCGGAAGGGCCGGCAGATAAAGACGGCTGTTTTTCCGGTTCCGCAGTGGTGGACGGAGATACGCTGGCACTGATTTACACCGGTCATAAATTTCACGGTTCGCCTGAAAGTGATGACAATTTGTATCAGGTGCAATGTCTGGCAACCAGTCGTGACGGAATTCATTTCGAGCGTCAAGGAATGGTGATTGATACCCCTCCAGGACTGCATCATTTCCGCGACCCGAAAGTATGGCGTGAGGGTGAATACTGGTACATGGTTGTCGGTTCACGCGTGGCGGAAACCGGCCAGGTTCGCCTGTACCGTTCCACGGACCTTCATAAATGGCATGACGAAGGTATTCTGGCCGAATCTGAAGATGGGATAGGCTATATGTGGGAATGCCCTGATTTCTTTACTCTGAACGGCCAGCGTGTGCTGATGTTCTCTCCACAAGGAATGGTGGCACAAGGCTATCAAAACCGTAACCTCTTCCAGAGTGGATATTTACTGGGAGAGTGGCAGCCAGGTCAGGCGTTCAGCCACGACGGGCAATTTATTGAAATGGACAACGGTCACGATTTTTATGCCCCGCAAACGTTTCTCAGTCCGGATGGGCGCAGAATCGTTATTGGCTGGCTGGATATGTGGGAATCACCGATGCCGGAGCAGCAGGATGGTTGGGCTGGTATGCTCTCCCTGCCGCGCGAACTGAGTTTAGGTGATAATAATCGCATTATGATGAAACCCATCGAAGAAGTGACCGCCTTGCGAGGCAGTTATTTTCCTGTTCCTGCTCATTACCTGAGCAATCAGAGAATGTTTGTCGCGGGCGATGCGGAAGCCGTGGAGTTATTACTGGAGTGGGAGCGTAGCAGGTCGCAGGCAGAACAATATGGCATGATGCTGGGAGTTGGGCTGCGTATTTACGTTGATAATCAGGCCCAGCGCTTAGTGTTAGAACGAAGCTACCCTGATTTCTCGCTTGTGGGAACGCGCAGCATTCCCGTGCCAGAGGATGATATCCTTTCGCTGCGAATATTCATTGATCGTTCATCCGTGGAACTCTTTGTCAATGAAGGCGAAGCCTGTTTAAGCAGCCGAATTTATCCGCAGCCAGGAGAGCGTGAAATAGTGCTGTTTGCAAATAATGGAACCGCTGCCTTAAAAGAAGCCGGATACTGGCCGCTGGATAAATAA
- a CDS encoding metalloregulator ArsR/SmtB family transcription factor: MLHPLQLFKLLADETRSTVVMLLRESGELCVCDICAVTAESQPKISRHMALLREAELVTDRREGKWVHYRLSPHMPAWAAAIIDSAWNCEREHIREKLRQAAEASC; encoded by the coding sequence ATGCTGCACCCGCTACAACTTTTTAAACTGCTTGCTGATGAAACACGCTCGACGGTGGTGATGCTGCTGCGCGAGTCCGGCGAGCTTTGCGTCTGCGATATCTGTGCCGTAACCGCAGAGTCGCAGCCGAAAATATCGCGCCATATGGCGCTATTGCGTGAGGCGGAGCTGGTAACCGATCGCCGTGAAGGCAAATGGGTGCACTACCGTTTGTCGCCGCACATGCCCGCCTGGGCGGCAGCCATTATCGATTCTGCGTGGAATTGCGAACGCGAGCACATACGAGAAAAACTCAGACAGGCGGCGGAAGCCTCCTGTTGA
- a CDS encoding GNAT family N-acetyltransferase: MELETARLRLEPYQHAHFDGLREMEKDPEMMRYISPGEVRTAEETRESIERVMLRWQQRGFSWWALMEKESGALVGAACLQHLANEDDAPLELGWRLNASYHGKGYATEAAQAIVKFAVEQVGARYLVAVAHPDNSASHRVMQRLGMTYKGIEQHYDTQCVVYEMHVGE, translated from the coding sequence ATGGAATTGGAAACTGCAAGGCTGCGTCTGGAGCCATACCAACACGCTCATTTTGATGGCCTGCGCGAGATGGAAAAAGATCCGGAAATGATGCGCTATATTAGTCCTGGCGAGGTGAGGACAGCGGAAGAAACGCGTGAAAGCATCGAACGGGTGATGCTGCGCTGGCAACAGCGTGGCTTCTCGTGGTGGGCACTCATGGAGAAGGAGTCAGGGGCGCTGGTCGGTGCCGCCTGTCTCCAGCATTTAGCCAATGAGGACGACGCACCGCTGGAGCTCGGCTGGCGCCTTAACGCCAGTTATCATGGCAAAGGGTACGCGACGGAAGCGGCGCAGGCGATTGTGAAATTCGCGGTTGAGCAGGTCGGCGCGCGCTATCTGGTTGCGGTGGCGCATCCGGATAACAGTGCCTCACATCGGGTGATGCAGCGCCTCGGCATGACATACAAAGGCATTGAGCAGCACTACGATACGCAGTGCGTGGTGTATGAGATGCACGTTGGTGAATAA
- the arsC gene encoding glutaredoxin-dependent arsenate reductase, with the protein MSHVTIYHNPDCGTSRNTLEMIRNSGTEPTVILYLETPPTRAELVKLIADMGISVRDLLRKNTEPYQQLDLENAAFTDDELISAILAHPILMNRPVVVTALGTRLCRPSEKVLDILPAAQRGEFSKEDGEKVVDKNGRRLS; encoded by the coding sequence ATGAGCCATGTAACTATTTATCATAATCCCGACTGCGGGACGTCGCGCAATACCCTTGAAATGATCCGCAACAGCGGCACGGAGCCGACGGTGATCCTCTATCTGGAAACACCGCCCACCCGCGCCGAGCTGGTTAAGCTAATTGCTGATATGGGAATTTCCGTGCGCGACCTGCTGCGCAAAAACACGGAGCCTTATCAGCAGCTGGATCTGGAGAACGCCGCTTTCACTGATGATGAGCTTATCAGCGCAATACTGGCACATCCGATCCTGATGAACCGCCCTGTCGTTGTCACTGCGCTCGGAACCCGGCTGTGCCGCCCTTCAGAGAAAGTTTTAGACATTTTGCCAGCGGCTCAGCGCGGCGAATTCAGTAAAGAAGACGGGGAAAAAGTTGTCGATAAAAACGGGCGCAGGCTGAGCTAA
- the arsH gene encoding arsenical resistance protein ArsH — MQHLPAVEQACFDDAISRKLLSEGQIPPRILILYGSTRQRSYSRYAAEEAGRLLEQMGAEVKIFNPSGLPLPDDAPDTHPKVLELRALVRWCDGMVWSSPERHGAMSSVMKAQIDWIPLSEGAVRPSQGKTLAVMQVSGGSQSFNTVNQMRILGRWMRMFTIPNQSSVPKAWQEFDEEGRMKPSAWYDRIVDVAEELFKITLILKSHTPYLADRYSERKESHQELSSRVNQHKI; from the coding sequence ATGCAGCACTTACCCGCAGTCGAACAGGCATGTTTTGATGATGCGATTTCCCGCAAACTACTTAGCGAAGGGCAAATCCCACCGCGCATTCTTATCCTGTATGGTTCCACGCGGCAGCGTTCCTACAGTCGTTATGCCGCCGAAGAGGCAGGGCGCCTGTTAGAGCAAATGGGCGCAGAAGTGAAAATTTTTAATCCCTCTGGACTGCCACTGCCCGATGATGCGCCCGATACGCATCCAAAAGTGCTGGAACTACGCGCGCTGGTAAGGTGGTGTGATGGCATGGTCTGGAGCTCGCCCGAAAGACACGGGGCGATGAGTTCAGTGATGAAGGCGCAGATAGACTGGATCCCACTCAGTGAAGGTGCAGTTCGTCCTTCGCAGGGGAAAACCCTGGCGGTGATGCAGGTGAGCGGCGGGTCACAGTCCTTCAACACGGTTAATCAGATGCGGATACTGGGCCGCTGGATGCGGATGTTCACCATCCCAAACCAGTCATCGGTGCCCAAGGCATGGCAGGAATTCGATGAAGAAGGGCGGATGAAACCCTCAGCGTGGTACGACCGGATTGTCGATGTAGCCGAAGAGCTGTTCAAGATCACCTTAATTCTTAAGTCGCATACCCCTTACCTTGCCGACCGCTACAGCGAAAGGAAAGAGAGCCATCAGGAATTGTCCAGTCGGGTAAATCAGCACAAAATTTGA